Proteins from one Panthera leo isolate Ple1 chromosome D1, P.leo_Ple1_pat1.1, whole genome shotgun sequence genomic window:
- the LRRC55 gene encoding leucine-rich repeat-containing protein 55 — protein sequence MNTAPAPVGSLQQGGCQLPKMGDTWSQLPWPGPPHPAVLLVSLLLAAGAMRSEAGASCPVLCTCHNQVVDCSSQRLFSVPPDLPMDTRNLSLAHNRITAVPPGYLTCYMELRVLDLRNNSLVELPPGLFLHAKRLAHLDLSYNNLSHVPADMFQEAHGLVHIDLSHNPWLRRVHPQAFQGLVQLRDLDLSYGGLAFLSLEALEGLPGLVTLQIGGNPWVCGCTMEPLLKWLRNRIQRCTADSQLAECRGPPEVEGAPLFSLTEESFKACHLTLTLDDYLFIAFVGFVVSIASVVTNFLLGITANCCHRWSKASEEEEI from the exons ATGAACACAGCCCCGGCCCCAGTGGGCTCCCTTCAGCAGGGCGGTTGCCAGCTGCCTAAGATGGGCGACACCTGGTCCCAGCTGCCCTGGCCTGGGCCCCCCCACCCAGCTGTGCTGCTGGTCTCCCTCCTCTTGGCAGCCGGGGCCATGCGCTCGGAGGCCGGCGCTAGCTGCCCGGTCCTCTGTACGTGCCATAACCAGGTGGTGGATTGCAGCAGCCAACGGCTGTTCTCCGTGCCCCCAGACCTGCCGATGGACACTCGCAACCTCAGCCTGGCCCACAACCGCATCACGGCCGTGCCGCCCGGCTACCTCACGTGCTACATGGAGCTCCGGGTGTTGGATCTGCGTAACAACTCCTTGGTGGAGCTGCCCCCGGGCCTCTTCCTCCACGCCAAGCGCTTGGCACACCTGGATCTGAGCTACAACAACCTCAGCCACGTGCCGGCCGACATGTTCCAAGAAGCCCACGGCCTCGTGCACATCGACCTGAGCCACAACCCGTGGCTGCGCAGGGTGCACCCCCAAGCCTTCCAGGGCCTGGTGCAGCTCCGAGACCTGGACCTCAGCTACGGGGGCCTGGCCTTCCTCAGTCTCGAGGCCCTGGAGGGCCTGCCGGGGCTGGTGACCCTGCAGATCGGCGGCAACCCCTGGGTGTGCGGCTGCACCATGGAGCCCTTGTTGAAGTGGCTGCGGAACCGGATCCAGCGCTGCACGGCGG ATTCTCAACTGGCTGAGTGCCGGGGGCCCCCTGAAGTTGAGGGTGCCCCACTCTTCTCCCTCACTGAGGAGAGCTTCAAGGCCTGCCACCTGACTCTGACCCTGGATGATTATCTCTTCATTGCATTTGTGGGCTTCGTGGTCTCCATTGCCTCCGTGGTCACCAACTTCCTCCTGGGCATCACAGCCAACTGCTGCCACCGTTGGAGCAAAGCCAGTGAAGAGGAAGAGATTTGA